CATTTCAGGAGCTGGAGATTTTCCCGGATATCTACttacagtatttaaaaaaagctcccTCCGCTCAAACTGgctcaaattctgaaaaatcatcgGTAGCTGTTCTTGTTGAAAAGTTAGTTTCTACGGAACAAGAGTTagcacaaacaaagcaaaatatgCTCAAGGATATCGGTAAATTGGTCACAGAAAAGGTAGCACAAAAAAATAGTATCAACCCAGTTACTGCTGAACAGATAATATCCCAAGTTTATGATGGATTAATCAGTCGAATATAAtggtaaatttgataaaattggcAAAGTACTTAAGGGGTTAAGAGCTCAAATAGAGTCGCTGGAAAATCGTATTGCAAAAATGGAAGATAGACTTGACGAGTATCAACAAGAAGCTCAGCTTGATTCCCTTGTATTCGTAGGGGTCAAACAGGCCCCTGGTGTTGACCTTAAAGTAACAATGCACAATATAATAAAGGACAAAAT
This Artemia franciscana unplaced genomic scaffold, ASM3288406v1 Scaffold_7629, whole genome shotgun sequence DNA region includes the following protein-coding sequences:
- the LOC136043615 gene encoding hepatoma-derived growth factor-related protein 3-like → MSKFKKGDLALAKFRNYPLWPVRIVDVNTQSEKASKFLVFCYGSHDLQTVLEVNLVLYAEKSKEASHKTERSVNKAFQELEIFPDIYLQYLKKAPSAQTGSNSEKSSVAVLVEKLVSTEQELAQTKQNMLKDIGKLVTEKVAQKNSINPVTAEQIISQVYDGLISRI